The following are from one region of the Achromobacter xylosoxidans genome:
- a CDS encoding formate dehydrogenase subunit gamma: MHQREATSDLASSGGARGGQMALDAAQASPTPAIAATARILARLKDQPGPLLPVLHAVQHELGCIPAAAVQTIAEALNLSRAEVHGVITFYPHFRSEPAARHTLEVCRAEACQAMGGERLAAHARTALGCDFHANSKNGDFTLEPVYCLGLCAQSPAVMIDGLPHARVTPEKLDRLLARTLEGQS, from the coding sequence GTGCATCAGCGCGAGGCAACATCCGATCTGGCATCCAGCGGCGGCGCCCGCGGCGGCCAGATGGCCCTGGACGCGGCCCAAGCGTCCCCCACCCCGGCCATCGCGGCCACCGCCCGCATACTCGCCCGACTGAAGGACCAGCCCGGGCCCCTGCTGCCCGTGCTGCATGCGGTCCAGCATGAACTGGGCTGTATTCCGGCCGCGGCGGTGCAGACCATCGCCGAGGCCCTGAACCTGTCCCGCGCCGAGGTCCACGGCGTCATCACCTTCTACCCCCATTTCCGCAGCGAACCCGCGGCGCGCCACACCCTGGAGGTCTGCCGCGCCGAAGCCTGTCAGGCCATGGGCGGCGAACGCCTCGCCGCCCATGCGCGCACGGCGCTGGGCTGTGATTTCCACGCCAACAGCAAGAACGGCGATTTCACCCTGGAACCGGTGTATTGCCTGGGCCTGTGCGCCCAGTCGCCGGCGGTGATGATCGACGGCCTGCCCCATGCCCGCGTCACGCCGGAAAAACTGGACCGCCTGCTGGCCCGCACGCTGGAGGGTCAATCATGA
- the mobA gene encoding molybdenum cofactor guanylyltransferase MobA has protein sequence MNGQDKGLVVLRGEPMVAHVARRLAPQVSRLIVSANRHLDLYARYGDVVRDGEADLGAWQGPLLGIAAGLAAAQREAWLVVAPCDTPFLPADLAARLVRAAESANAPMAYAVADGQRHSACMALRTSLLPDLLAYLRAGDRKVGLWQARTGAVEACFDDAPDAFMNVNTPDELARAERYASQ, from the coding sequence ATGAACGGGCAGGACAAGGGCCTGGTCGTGTTGCGCGGCGAGCCCATGGTGGCGCACGTGGCGCGCCGCCTGGCGCCGCAGGTGTCGCGCCTGATCGTCAGCGCCAACCGTCATCTGGATCTCTATGCCCGCTACGGCGACGTCGTGCGGGACGGCGAAGCCGATCTGGGCGCCTGGCAAGGGCCGCTGCTGGGCATCGCCGCGGGCTTGGCGGCCGCGCAGCGGGAGGCCTGGCTGGTGGTGGCGCCTTGCGACACGCCGTTCCTGCCCGCGGACTTGGCGGCGCGCCTGGTGCGCGCGGCCGAGTCGGCCAATGCGCCCATGGCCTATGCGGTGGCGGACGGACAGCGCCATTCGGCCTGCATGGCCTTGCGCACGTCGCTGTTGCCCGATCTGCTGGCGTACCTGCGGGCCGGGGACCGCAAGGTGGGGCTGTGGCAGGCGAGAACGGGCGCGGTCGAAGCCTGCTTCGATGACGCGCCCGATGCCTTCATGAACGTCAACACGCCAGATGAACTGGCGCGGGCCGAGCGCTACGCCAGCCAGTGA
- a CDS encoding substrate-binding domain-containing protein: protein MTYKFRIGLRPQWTLGGDDDQAPVPLQDMLALLSAIDATGNIAGACRACGLSYRHAWGVLRRFEAIFGTQLLITNRRQGTQLAPFAQRLLWANRRIEARLMPTLDSMASELQEELERLLPESGPHLRLHASHGFAVESLMQHMGNRKPGLELRYRTAIEALASLERRECDLAGFQVPLGDFEAPIMERYAQWLHADEYMLIHLAVRNAGLFVTAGNPKHIRGMADLARPDVRFVNRQIGSSTRYLVGLMLQRAGVSISEVQGYETNEFTHMAIAAHIASGMADTGVGVETAACRFGLDFIPLVRERYFFAIRKSSLETPAMRDLLSIMRSPDYVGYVGQLAGYDARDTGRLQSLQEAFP, encoded by the coding sequence ATGACATATAAGTTCCGTATCGGCCTGCGGCCGCAATGGACTCTGGGCGGAGACGACGACCAGGCGCCGGTGCCATTGCAGGACATGCTGGCGCTGCTGTCGGCCATTGACGCCACTGGCAATATTGCCGGGGCCTGCCGCGCCTGTGGCTTGTCGTACCGGCATGCCTGGGGCGTGCTGCGCCGTTTCGAGGCCATCTTCGGCACGCAGTTGCTCATCACCAACCGCCGGCAAGGCACGCAGTTGGCGCCGTTCGCGCAGCGCCTGCTGTGGGCCAACCGCCGCATCGAGGCCCGGCTGATGCCCACGCTGGACAGCATGGCTTCGGAACTGCAGGAAGAGCTGGAGCGCCTGCTGCCCGAGAGCGGCCCGCATCTGCGGCTGCACGCCAGCCACGGCTTCGCGGTGGAGTCGCTGATGCAGCACATGGGCAACCGCAAGCCGGGCCTGGAACTGCGCTACCGCACCGCCATCGAGGCGCTGGCCTCGCTGGAGCGGCGCGAGTGCGACCTGGCGGGCTTCCAGGTGCCGCTGGGCGATTTCGAAGCGCCCATCATGGAGCGCTACGCCCAATGGCTGCATGCGGACGAGTACATGCTGATCCACCTGGCGGTGCGCAATGCCGGCCTGTTCGTCACCGCCGGCAATCCCAAGCACATACGCGGCATGGCCGACCTGGCGCGGCCCGACGTGCGTTTCGTCAACCGCCAGATCGGCTCCAGCACGCGCTATCTGGTAGGCCTGATGCTGCAGCGGGCGGGGGTCTCGATCAGCGAGGTCCAGGGCTACGAAACCAATGAATTCACCCATATGGCCATCGCCGCGCACATCGCCAGCGGCATGGCCGATACGGGCGTGGGGGTGGAAACGGCCGCCTGCCGCTTCGGACTGGACTTCATTCCGCTGGTGCGGGAGCGCTATTTCTTCGCCATCCGCAAGTCCTCGCTGGAGACGCCGGCCATGCGCGACCTGCTGTCCATCATGCGCAGCCCGGACTACGTCGGCTACGTCGGCCAGCTGGCGGGCTACGACGCCCGCGACACCGGCCGGTTGCAGTCGTTGCAGGAGGCCTTTCCATGA
- a CDS encoding MoaD/ThiS family protein, giving the protein MNGATINLLYFARVAELVGKRSEAWPLEGESTGAQLLAALGERYPQLAPSARLKLAINQTHAKPSAPIRAGDEVAVFEPVTGG; this is encoded by the coding sequence GTGAATGGCGCAACGATTAATCTTCTCTACTTCGCGCGCGTGGCCGAACTGGTCGGCAAGCGCTCCGAAGCCTGGCCCCTGGAAGGCGAGTCCACCGGCGCGCAGCTGCTTGCCGCGCTGGGCGAACGCTACCCCCAGCTGGCGCCCTCCGCGCGCCTGAAGCTGGCCATCAACCAGACCCACGCCAAGCCGTCCGCGCCCATCCGGGCGGGCGACGAGGTCGCGGTATTCGAACCCGTCACCGGAGGTTGA
- the glp gene encoding gephyrin-like molybdotransferase Glp: MLDFDQAQTLLANAAGPLQRSEEVSLADAAGRVLAADLTATVDIPPADNSAMDGYALRMADWGAGVRLPIQQRCYAGEMPEPLKPGHAIRLFTGSLIPEGADTVVMQEDTAEADGQVEISRAPKPGQHIRRRGEDTMAGAPLLAAGTVLEAAHVALMASQGLARVRVVGQLRVGILTTGDELVLPGQPRAAEQIYNSNGPMLAALARGMGALPVHVLHARDTEADLQAAFKTLLADCDLVVSVGGVSVGERDLVKPALASLGGELALWKVRMKPGKPVALAQIDGKPVVGLPGNPVSAYAVFTLLVTPLMRRMQGRDTLFPPTSLLPLRTEHPRQDSREEFLRVQRRLADDGSAELVPYGHQGSGVISSLPWATGLARLPADVQVQDKDRVAYYDLRHWLA, translated from the coding sequence ATGCTGGATTTTGATCAAGCCCAGACCCTGCTGGCCAATGCCGCAGGGCCGCTGCAACGCAGCGAAGAGGTGAGCCTGGCCGATGCCGCCGGCCGCGTGCTGGCCGCCGATCTCACCGCCACCGTGGACATACCGCCCGCCGACAACAGCGCCATGGACGGCTACGCGTTGCGCATGGCCGACTGGGGCGCCGGCGTGCGCCTGCCCATCCAGCAGCGCTGCTACGCGGGGGAAATGCCGGAACCGCTCAAGCCCGGCCACGCCATCCGCCTGTTCACCGGCAGCCTGATCCCGGAAGGCGCGGATACGGTTGTGATGCAGGAAGACACCGCCGAAGCCGACGGCCAGGTGGAAATCTCGCGCGCGCCCAAGCCCGGCCAGCACATCCGCCGCCGCGGCGAAGACACCATGGCCGGCGCGCCGCTGCTGGCCGCGGGCACCGTACTTGAAGCCGCCCACGTGGCGCTGATGGCTTCGCAAGGCCTGGCCCGCGTGCGGGTCGTCGGCCAGTTGCGCGTGGGCATCCTGACCACCGGCGACGAGCTGGTGCTGCCCGGCCAGCCGCGCGCGGCCGAGCAGATCTACAACTCCAACGGCCCCATGCTGGCCGCGCTGGCGCGCGGCATGGGCGCCCTGCCGGTGCACGTGCTGCACGCCCGCGACACCGAGGCCGACCTGCAGGCCGCCTTCAAGACGCTGCTGGCCGATTGCGACCTGGTGGTGAGCGTGGGCGGCGTGTCGGTGGGCGAACGCGATCTGGTCAAGCCCGCGCTGGCCTCGCTGGGCGGCGAACTGGCGCTATGGAAGGTGCGCATGAAGCCGGGCAAGCCGGTGGCGCTGGCGCAGATCGACGGCAAGCCCGTGGTCGGCCTGCCCGGCAACCCCGTATCGGCCTACGCCGTGTTCACCCTGCTGGTGACGCCGCTGATGCGCCGCATGCAGGGCCGCGACACGCTGTTCCCGCCGACCAGCCTGCTGCCCCTGCGCACCGAGCATCCGCGCCAGGACAGCCGCGAGGAATTCCTGCGCGTGCAGCGCCGCCTGGCCGACGACGGCAGCGCGGAACTGGTGCCCTACGGCCATCAGGGTTCCGGCGTGATCAGCTCGCTGCCCTGGGCGACGGGTCTGGCCCGCCTGCCGGCCGACGTGCAAGTGCAGGACAAGGACCGGGTCGCCTACTACGACCTGCGTCACTGGCTGGCGTAG
- a CDS encoding DUF748 domain-containing protein: protein MPLRMPKLRLTRRVGKILLGIAAFVLVLFGVAAWQVPKVLHNVLVQDVSKMIGRDVSVGDISFNPFTLTVRARDLAVAQPDSQTPLLTLAELDVSAAWTSLFWFAPVVDRMTLREPNIAIVREDVTRFNFSDIQQRVAELTAAQPEEPPKPDAGLPRFSLNNMVIENGTITLDDKVTGRKQVVDELGVGVPFISTFGYATDIDVQPRVHLRINGSPFDLNGVARPFDKVPSSTLRVAFNGLQLEKWADVWPMPLPFKVESALLDSNLQVVFEQPKDAPPKIRVVGDLGLRRLDLRDTAGANLAAWSALTVTRLELEPIARHAYVGEVGLWAPQIHVRRYANANLNWLDVVAGLKRLGGVEPTATPVADKLRKASGLNPAKADGKAGTAAAPAQGAPAATADAAAKGAAPAAAAVAPVAAGSPAAGTPAAGAPAAGSPAAGSPAAPSATAAAAGTPAADAAAPQPAPAPAPAEWKVELDAFNLHEGEVYVTDAVSKLDYVMTGLAATVEGVALPQVSGQPINLWLTMDNSTDGGWLRAKGPLVLKPLSLELGVRLGNIALAPLAPAVRNAAPITLLDGRLAASAQVHVKETNGAVDASASAVQADLTQFKARDESLKPALDIALQSLRVTADRLAMGPGQSNFTLAAAGIQGNGKLDLKGAFTPQPLTVKTSVDLSELNVASFAPYAASSLNATVRAITLGAKGNAEFAAAAGSAPMKASWKGGVEVTGVDLQDRVNKDDFLNWKRLGFTGMDISVAGDKIGAKLGDIALEDFYGRVLLNAQGRLNVMDLVAAPGQAGGSITQDTQTPGRSAAPPPAAPAAKGGGGMPDISVNSVTLNRGRMTFTDRFVKPNYVAELSSIEGSITAVSSTNPQPAKVKVTGRVYTTAPLSISGVVQPFAKYLSLDLKASAKGVDLPRFNTYSAKYVGYPIKRGKLSVDLEYKIKDRALQATNHVVLNQLTFGDKTNSPDATKLPVLLAVALLKDSRGNIDINLPISGSLDDPEFSVGGIVVRVLLNLVVKAVTSPFSLLASAFGGGEELSYVEFAPGSAALTEDSLQRIDTLTKALTDRPALKMDISGRADPKTDMEGLRQAWVDAKIRAAKAAATTPRGKKPNPAGVEVSGAERAKYLEEVYDDTDIKDKPRNFIGMSKSVPAAQMEEMLRSVAPVGDEQLRQLADARAQAVYEKLQAQEGLADRVFIVAPQLDADGIKDEGQPSRVDFSLK, encoded by the coding sequence ATGCCCTTGCGGATGCCCAAACTTCGGTTAACCCGCCGGGTCGGCAAGATTCTTCTGGGTATTGCGGCATTCGTACTGGTCCTTTTCGGGGTTGCCGCCTGGCAAGTCCCCAAAGTGCTGCACAACGTCCTGGTGCAGGACGTCTCCAAGATGATCGGGCGGGACGTCTCCGTCGGCGACATCAGCTTCAATCCTTTCACGCTGACGGTCCGCGCGCGCGACCTGGCCGTGGCCCAGCCCGATTCGCAGACGCCGCTCTTGACGCTGGCCGAGCTGGACGTCAGCGCGGCCTGGACCTCCCTGTTCTGGTTTGCGCCGGTCGTCGATCGAATGACGCTGCGCGAGCCTAACATCGCCATCGTCCGCGAGGACGTCACGCGCTTCAATTTTTCTGATATTCAGCAACGAGTGGCCGAATTGACGGCCGCCCAGCCCGAGGAACCGCCCAAGCCGGACGCAGGGCTGCCGCGCTTCTCGCTGAACAACATGGTGATCGAGAACGGCACGATCACGCTGGATGACAAGGTCACCGGCCGCAAGCAGGTGGTCGACGAGCTGGGCGTGGGCGTGCCGTTCATCTCCACCTTCGGCTACGCCACCGACATCGACGTGCAGCCGCGCGTGCATCTGCGCATCAACGGCAGCCCCTTCGATCTGAACGGCGTGGCGCGCCCCTTCGACAAGGTGCCTTCGTCCACGCTGCGGGTGGCCTTCAATGGCCTGCAGCTGGAAAAGTGGGCGGACGTCTGGCCCATGCCGCTGCCGTTCAAGGTGGAAAGCGCGCTGCTGGATTCCAACCTGCAAGTGGTGTTCGAGCAGCCCAAGGACGCGCCGCCCAAGATCCGCGTGGTCGGCGACCTGGGCCTGCGGCGGCTGGACCTGCGCGACACCGCCGGGGCAAATCTCGCCGCCTGGAGCGCGCTGACCGTCACCCGCCTGGAACTGGAACCCATCGCGCGCCACGCCTATGTGGGCGAGGTGGGCCTGTGGGCGCCGCAGATCCACGTGCGCCGCTACGCCAATGCCAACCTGAACTGGCTGGACGTGGTTGCCGGGTTGAAACGATTGGGCGGCGTGGAACCGACCGCCACGCCGGTGGCCGACAAGCTGCGCAAGGCCAGCGGCCTGAATCCCGCCAAGGCGGACGGCAAGGCTGGCACGGCCGCTGCGCCGGCCCAGGGCGCGCCGGCTGCAACGGCGGACGCCGCCGCCAAGGGCGCTGCGCCAGCGGCAGCCGCCGTGGCCCCTGTCGCCGCGGGGTCGCCCGCTGCCGGTACGCCCGCCGCGGGGGCGCCTGCCGCGGGATCGCCCGCCGCGGGGTCGCCCGCCGCCCCTTCCGCCACGGCTGCTGCGGCAGGAACGCCAGCCGCGGACGCCGCCGCGCCCCAGCCTGCGCCTGCACCCGCGCCCGCCGAATGGAAGGTCGAGCTGGACGCCTTCAATCTGCACGAAGGCGAGGTCTATGTCACCGACGCGGTCAGCAAGCTGGACTACGTGATGACCGGCCTGGCCGCGACGGTCGAGGGCGTGGCCCTGCCGCAGGTGTCCGGCCAGCCCATCAATTTGTGGCTGACCATGGACAACAGCACCGACGGCGGCTGGCTGCGCGCCAAGGGGCCGCTGGTCCTGAAGCCGCTGTCGCTGGAACTCGGCGTGCGCCTGGGCAACATCGCGCTGGCGCCCCTGGCGCCGGCCGTGCGCAATGCGGCGCCGATCACGCTGCTGGACGGCCGCCTGGCCGCCAGCGCGCAGGTCCACGTGAAGGAAACGAACGGCGCGGTGGACGCATCGGCCAGCGCCGTGCAGGCCGACCTGACGCAATTCAAGGCCCGCGACGAATCCCTCAAGCCCGCCCTGGACATCGCGCTGCAAAGCCTGCGCGTGACCGCGGACCGCCTGGCCATGGGGCCGGGCCAGAGCAATTTCACCCTGGCCGCCGCCGGCATCCAGGGCAATGGCAAGCTCGATCTCAAGGGCGCATTCACGCCGCAGCCGCTGACGGTGAAAACCTCGGTGGACCTGTCGGAACTGAATGTCGCGTCCTTTGCGCCCTATGCGGCCTCCAGCCTGAATGCCACGGTGCGCGCCATCACGCTGGGCGCCAAGGGCAATGCGGAGTTTGCCGCCGCAGCCGGCTCGGCGCCGATGAAGGCCAGCTGGAAGGGCGGCGTCGAAGTCACCGGCGTGGATCTGCAGGACCGCGTCAACAAGGATGACTTCCTGAACTGGAAGCGCCTGGGCTTTACCGGCATGGATATCTCGGTGGCCGGCGACAAGATCGGCGCCAAGCTGGGCGATATCGCGCTCGAGGATTTCTACGGCCGCGTGCTGCTCAATGCGCAAGGCCGCCTGAACGTCATGGACCTGGTGGCGGCTCCCGGCCAGGCCGGCGGCTCCATCACCCAGGACACGCAGACCCCCGGCCGCAGCGCCGCGCCGCCACCCGCGGCGCCCGCCGCCAAGGGGGGCGGGGGCATGCCGGACATCTCGGTGAACAGCGTCACCTTGAACCGCGGCCGCATGACCTTCACGGACCGCTTCGTCAAGCCCAACTACGTGGCCGAGCTGTCCAGCATCGAAGGCTCGATCACGGCGGTGTCGTCCACCAATCCCCAGCCCGCCAAGGTCAAGGTCACCGGCCGCGTCTACACCACCGCGCCGCTGTCGATCAGCGGCGTGGTGCAGCCTTTCGCCAAGTACCTGTCGCTGGACCTGAAGGCCTCGGCCAAGGGCGTGGACCTGCCGCGCTTCAACACCTATTCGGCCAAGTACGTGGGCTACCCCATCAAGCGCGGCAAGCTCTCGGTGGACCTGGAATACAAGATCAAGGACCGTGCGCTGCAGGCCACCAACCACGTGGTGCTGAACCAGCTGACTTTCGGCGACAAGACCAACAGCCCCGACGCGACCAAGCTGCCGGTGCTGCTGGCCGTGGCCTTGCTGAAGGACTCGCGCGGCAACATCGACATCAACCTGCCGATTTCCGGCTCGCTGGACGATCCGGAGTTCTCGGTGGGCGGCATCGTGGTGCGCGTGCTGCTGAACCTGGTGGTCAAGGCGGTTACCTCGCCCTTCAGCCTGCTGGCCTCGGCCTTTGGCGGCGGCGAGGAGCTGTCGTACGTGGAATTCGCGCCGGGCAGCGCGGCGCTGACCGAGGACAGCCTGCAACGCATCGACACGCTGACCAAGGCGTTGACGGACCGTCCGGCGCTGAAGATGGACATCAGCGGGCGCGCCGATCCCAAGACCGACATGGAAGGCCTGCGCCAGGCCTGGGTCGACGCCAAGATCCGCGCCGCCAAGGCCGCCGCCACCACGCCGCGCGGCAAGAAGCCGAACCCGGCGGGCGTCGAGGTCTCGGGCGCGGAGCGTGCCAAGTATCTGGAAGAGGTCTACGACGACACGGACATCAAGGACAAGCCTCGCAATTTCATCGGCATGTCCAAGTCAGTGCCGGCGGCGCAGATGGAGGAGATGCTGCGCAGCGTGGCGCCGGTGGGCGACGAGCAGTTGCGCCAACTGGCCGATGCGCGCGCGCAGGCTGTGTATGAGAAGCTGCAAGCCCAGGAAGGACTCGCGGATCGCGTGTTCATCGTTGCGCCGCAACTGGACGCGGATGGCATCAAGGACGAGGGGCAACCCTCGCGCGTGGACTTCTCCCTGAAGTGA
- the moaC gene encoding cyclic pyranopterin monophosphate synthase MoaC has product MSTPTPTLSHLDEAGQVRMVDVIAKTDTERVAIATASVRMNAVAYGLLTQPGQGKGEVLNTARVAAILAAKRCADTIPLCHSLPLAFVGVEFALDDAEHRIDVLATCRTSYKTGVEMEAMMACSVAALTIYDMCKAADKGIVIEQVRLKYKAGGKSGEWRND; this is encoded by the coding sequence ATGTCCACGCCCACCCCAACCTTGAGCCACCTGGATGAAGCCGGGCAGGTCCGCATGGTCGACGTCATCGCCAAGACGGACACCGAGCGCGTGGCGATCGCCACCGCCAGCGTGCGCATGAACGCCGTCGCCTATGGCCTCCTGACCCAGCCGGGCCAGGGCAAGGGCGAAGTCCTCAACACCGCCCGCGTCGCCGCCATCCTGGCCGCCAAGCGCTGCGCCGACACCATTCCGCTGTGCCACAGCCTGCCGCTGGCCTTCGTCGGCGTCGAGTTCGCGCTGGACGACGCCGAACACCGCATCGACGTGCTGGCCACCTGCCGCACCAGCTACAAGACCGGCGTGGAAATGGAAGCCATGATGGCCTGCAGCGTCGCCGCGCTGACCATCTACGACATGTGCAAGGCTGCCGACAAGGGCATCGTCATCGAGCAAGTTCGCCTTAAGTACAAGGCAGGAGGAAAAAGCGGTGAATGGCGCAACGATTAA
- the moaA gene encoding GTP 3',8-cyclase MoaA produces the protein MSKVIFLADRRSGPLAPLAPGELPPHGQPALDQRARPLRDLRISVTDRCNFRCTYCMPREVFDSSYTFMPHSALLSFEEISRLAGIFTQLGVEKIRLTGGEPLLRKHIENLVGQLADLRTPAGRPLDLTLTTNGSMLARKAAALKSAGLTRVTVSLDALDPAMFQGMSDSGFTPDDVLQGVDAAAEAGLAPVKVNMVVRRGLNDGQILPMAERFRHSGHILRFIEYMDVGNTNGWNLAEVVPSQEVLDRIGAAYPLEPVASGEMGRVAERWRYLDGGGEIGVISSVTHAFCGGCTRARLSPEGKLFLCLFAHDGYDLRAPLRDGASDAELAAIIAGIWAGRNDHYSELRGRNMADPARKIEMSYIGG, from the coding sequence ATGAGCAAAGTGATCTTTCTTGCCGATCGCCGCAGCGGGCCGCTGGCCCCGCTGGCGCCCGGCGAACTGCCGCCGCACGGACAGCCCGCGCTGGATCAGCGCGCGCGTCCCCTGCGCGACTTGCGGATCTCGGTCACGGACCGCTGCAACTTCCGCTGCACCTACTGCATGCCGCGCGAGGTCTTCGACAGCAGCTACACCTTCATGCCGCATTCGGCGCTGCTGTCGTTCGAGGAAATCAGCCGCCTGGCCGGCATCTTCACGCAACTGGGCGTGGAGAAGATCCGCCTGACCGGCGGCGAGCCGCTGCTGCGCAAGCATATCGAGAACCTGGTGGGCCAGTTGGCCGACCTGCGCACCCCCGCCGGCCGTCCGCTGGACCTGACCCTGACCACCAACGGCAGCATGCTGGCGCGCAAGGCCGCGGCCCTCAAGAGCGCCGGCCTTACGCGCGTCACCGTCAGCCTGGACGCGCTGGACCCGGCCATGTTCCAGGGCATGAGCGACAGCGGCTTCACGCCCGACGACGTGCTGCAAGGCGTGGACGCCGCGGCCGAGGCCGGACTTGCGCCGGTCAAGGTCAACATGGTGGTGCGGCGCGGCCTGAACGACGGGCAGATCCTGCCCATGGCCGAACGCTTCCGCCATTCCGGCCACATCCTGCGCTTCATCGAATACATGGACGTGGGCAATACCAACGGCTGGAACCTTGCCGAAGTGGTGCCCAGCCAGGAAGTGCTGGACCGCATTGGCGCGGCCTATCCGCTGGAACCCGTGGCCAGCGGCGAAATGGGCCGCGTGGCCGAACGCTGGCGCTACCTGGACGGCGGCGGCGAGATCGGCGTCATCTCCAGCGTCACGCACGCCTTCTGCGGCGGCTGTACGCGCGCGCGCCTGTCGCCGGAAGGCAAGCTCTTCCTGTGCCTGTTCGCGCACGACGGCTACGACCTGCGCGCGCCGCTGCGCGACGGCGCCAGCGATGCCGAGCTCGCCGCCATCATCGCGGGCATCTGGGCGGGGCGCAACGACCATTATTCCGAGCTGCGCGGCCGCAACATGGCTGATCCGGCGCGCAAGATCGAGATGAGCTACATCGGTGGCTGA
- a CDS encoding molybdenum cofactor biosynthesis protein MoaE, with amino-acid sequence MISVQEADFDGAALTAALRESAGPGVGGIVTFVGYVRDYAPDTPTDTLFLEHYPGMCERELEEIAATARARWNLAGTVIVHRVGALHRNAQIVFVAAASAHRGDAFRGCEYIIDALKTRAPFWKRETLAGGSSFWVEQRQSDQDRTQSWDEDTTV; translated from the coding sequence ATGATCAGCGTCCAGGAAGCCGACTTCGACGGCGCCGCGCTCACGGCCGCGCTGCGTGAGAGCGCCGGCCCGGGCGTGGGCGGCATCGTCACGTTCGTGGGCTATGTGCGCGACTACGCGCCCGACACGCCCACCGATACGCTCTTTCTCGAACACTATCCGGGCATGTGCGAACGCGAGCTGGAAGAGATCGCCGCGACCGCCCGCGCGCGCTGGAACCTGGCCGGCACGGTCATCGTGCACCGGGTGGGCGCGCTGCATCGCAATGCCCAGATCGTCTTCGTGGCGGCGGCCAGCGCCCATCGCGGCGACGCCTTCCGCGGCTGCGAATACATCATCGACGCGCTCAAGACGCGCGCGCCCTTCTGGAAGCGCGAGACCCTCGCGGGCGGCAGCAGCTTCTGGGTGGAGCAACGCCAATCCGACCAGGACCGCACGCAGTCCTGGGATGAAGACACCACCGTCTAG
- the moaB gene encoding molybdenum cofactor biosynthesis protein B produces the protein MSDESLVSLACAVLTVSDTRSAGDDTSGNLLAHSLAHAGHQCVRRDIVKDDIYQIRRIMSDWIADPEVQVILTTGGTGFSHRDHTPEAIMPLLDREIPGFGELFRQISYTEIGSSTIQSRAFAGSANQTLIFCLPGSNNACETAWAQIIREQLDSSHRPCNFATHFKQREEDN, from the coding sequence ATGAGCGACGAAAGCCTTGTTTCGCTGGCCTGCGCCGTACTGACGGTCAGCGACACCCGCAGCGCGGGCGACGACACTTCCGGCAATCTGCTGGCCCACAGCCTTGCGCATGCCGGCCACCAGTGCGTGCGCCGCGACATCGTCAAGGACGACATCTACCAGATCCGCCGCATCATGAGCGACTGGATCGCCGATCCCGAAGTGCAGGTGATCCTGACCACGGGCGGCACGGGCTTCTCGCATCGCGACCACACGCCCGAGGCCATCATGCCCCTGCTGGACCGTGAAATCCCCGGCTTCGGCGAACTGTTCCGCCAGATCTCGTACACCGAGATCGGCAGCTCCACCATCCAGTCGCGCGCCTTTGCCGGCTCGGCCAACCAGACGCTGATCTTCTGCCTGCCCGGTTCCAACAACGCCTGCGAAACCGCTTGGGCGCAGATCATCCGCGAGCAGCTGGACAGCAGCCACCGCCCCTGCAATTTCGCCACCCATTTCAAGCAACGCGAAGAAGACAACTGA